Below is a genomic region from Lineus longissimus chromosome 4, tnLinLong1.2, whole genome shotgun sequence.
TTGTTCAGCGAGAGAGACACTGGCAGGTTGTGACGAAGTCTTCATCTCAGTCCTCGGTTACAAGGCTTCATAGAACCTTTTCTGCGTCTAACAAGGAGGATTGACGCGCGTTgcaaagctgagcaatgtcaatacattgatggtcaagatggttgtgacgatgtctctaTGTGAAAGCCTCATATTACAGATGATTTCTGAGACAACCTgcatcattctccaaagcagcgataatattccAGTATAGGTCGATAAATAGTTCCGGTAATGCGCAAGAAGGTTGAACCTGCATATAACAAGGCTGATTGCGAAAGTATGTCATATTGGTCGATAGCTgttgacgatgtcttcatgtaCAGTCCTTGGTTGGCACATCCTgacaccagttgttttcaatacatgtatactccgcctctctgtatttcaatattttgtatACGACAAAGGAGTAAAAAAAAACGATCACAGGATCGGAGAAATCCTCTCTAGGACAGAATTTCAAGAGATTGCGACAGTATATGTATGTCTAACAGGTACGACAATGATAGGTTGTAACGGTGACTCCAAAAACAGGCCTTCTACATACCCTTTTCTGAGATATTCTCTCTCTGGTAAGACAGATTGCAACTGCGGGCATAACTGCGCGACAGACATTGCTTGCGACGATTTATTGCGGAACCGTGGTTAAAAGGCTTCTGAGACATCATGTTTATAGCACAGCAGCTTGAACAGCAGCGACAATGAATGATTGGTTGGGACGATGACTTCATGCCTTGTCAGGCCCTTATTTCAAAGCTTTATATCACATATTCTATCCAGAAACATCCGGGGTCTTGCGAAGACGATTGCGAAAATATATATGAAGATTGCGACAGGGTTTCTAACTGGTGCGAGAGAGCCAGTTTGTGACATGTTCGACCGTCTGCTGAGACACCCTGTAATGTAGCAGGGCTGATTGCAACAATACGTCTACAACTGCGAGAGAAATATTTAACAACCATGTCTCCATGTGAGGCCCTTGGTTTCATGTCTTAATGTACAGTCCTTGGTTGGTACATCCTGACACCAGTTGTTtttaatatactccgcctctctgtatttcaatattttgtatACGACAAAGGAGTAAAAAAAAACGATCACAGGATCGGAGAAATCCTCTCTAGGACAGAATTTCAAGAGATTGCGACAGTATATGTATGTCGAACAGGTGCGAcaatgataggttgtgacggTGTCTCCAAAAACAGGCCTTCTACATACCCTTTTCTGAGATATTCTCTCTCTGGTAAGACAGGTTGCAACTGCGGGCATAACTGCTGCGACAGACATTGCTTGCGACGATGGTTTGAAACATCATGTGTATAGCAAGACAGATTGATGAAGTGCGACAATGGTAGGTTGGGACGATGTCTTTATGCCAGGCCCGAAGAGAATGTGAGGATTGCGACCGGATGTAACTGTTGTGGGAGCTGAAACCTTGGCCGACTACGGGACAAGGCCATCGTCTTACTTCAGCTCTTCACCCCGGTATAGTATGAAAAGGATGACGAAATAGACTGCACTACAGGGAGTCTATCCGAAGGATCGTCCTTACCTGCAAACTCCCTTGTCCTTGTACTGATTATAGAGTTCCAATTCAAGTTCTAAAAGTCCTTTCTGAAATGAATGCAATCTGCATCATTTTCAGGAGGGAATGCGGGAGGGCACTTCTAATATTCAGTTGACTAAATTCGAGGCACTTTAAGTATAGTATGTGGATTTGTATTGTAGGTTGAGACAAAAGTACATCCAGCCAAACGCACGCTTATGAGTTGATTTTTGCGCAATGCCAGGTGGGACATCTCAAAGACAGCACATGTAGGCTCCACCCATGCTTCCCTGTCCGCAAAAGAACTGTCAGAAAGGTACGGAGGAGACAGGATAAGACAATTTTTCAACTTACCCCTCGCATACGGTACATGGTAACAATCAAGGGAAGAGGGAATGACCCCAGTGAAGCTCGTCATACTCGTCACCTGATGACAAAACTTATCATTCGACAAACTAGACCTGTCTACAGTCCCCATTTAAACTAAATGTATATAAATTGGATCCTGTCTCAGTGAAAACACACTCACTGATTTTGGTCCTAAAGTGGTCATTTTCATTTAGTTTGACATTTCTCTACAGGACCTCACTTTTCAGTCTCAATGGTGTCTTTTAAGGGAGGTTCTCCTGTAGTTCTGATCATTCTGAGTTCGTCCGAACAATGAATATTTACTCCATTGACTGAATTTAGGCCATGGCCAGCCAGCTTTACCATTTGAGAGCTTGATATAGCAATTCAATGGAAAATCAATGAGCACCTGATTGATGCGAGACCTAccagttgatatcatttttgcTAGAATATCACACTATAATAGTTTTAGTCATCAATGACTATTACAGCTAATTAGCAAAGAGGGGCCTGGCCATGGACTTGTCTTACTTGTTATCAATCCTTAAGGATTTTACTGTTCTAGGGGAGCAATTACCTTTGTATGAATTCTGCAGTTTCGAGAATGACTCCTCTTTTAGCTGGTTATCTTATCTACATTTTTACTTCTGTAGATGGTATCAATTGCAAGGAATTCTATGGTTCTTAAAGATTTCCAAGGGTTTCGGAGGACTCTAtagactcttccagctggttgtCTGGTCCAGACGCACAACCAATACAGAATTTAAAGACAATATGATTTTATGAGAAGGTGTTTATTAGAAACCCTCTGCCAATctattcaatataatgatatcatGAAAATTCAGACAGGACAAGGCTTAACAGTCCAATAGTGACTGTTCAGAAACCTCAAATTTTTAGATACAACCCTCCGAATTTTTCTTTAAAGACTATGGGCAGGAGCCATATAGGAGGAGCAGTCATGCTGTATGGTGAAAACACTGAACATGGGATTAAGTGAAAGTTATTCTCACACAATCAACATTTTATCCAAACTCTGTCAGTCCACCGATACGATCTAGAGGAAATGTGCTCATCATACATATTGCACAATATAGATTTATAATCATTGATCATCGTGAAAAAGAACTATTTACAAATGCGAACAAAATAAGTATAATATACACATGGTAGATTATATGACAGAATTCTATCTACGGTCTACAGTTTCTCCTACTGCTCAACGATCCTTGGCCAACGAAATGTCCAACTTTAGTTCAATCATGATGAGACACTGCTCATTGAACCACGATTCCTTCCTGTCATGAGCCAACAAAATGTCCAACTTCAGTTCAATCATGATGTGACACTGCTCAACGAAACCAATCTCTCCAATCCTCTCCAGACAGAATGTCCAACTTTAATTCAATCACGATGTCAAACTGCTCAACGAATCGCCACCCTCTCCCATCCTCGGCCTCTTCGACGTCGcttttcctcctttggtgcgaTTTTCCTTATTGATGCTTGTACTTGTGCTCTGTCCTCGCGACGCCTGGTTCTGAACGTAACGGGTTACTGTGGAAACACCATCAACAAATTTGGTCTTGAAAAGCACATTTGCATTGTTGAACATACCATCCTTGAGAGATACCACAataaactgaaataaaaatatgtgCAAAGAGTTAGAAAATTGGAAAAGAACAAGAAGCAAATGTGTCAACTTTTCTACATGATTCAATGATATTCACCCTTATTGTATATAAACTAGAGACCCAAGATCCTGAGAGAAGCCGAAGATTAAGAGGATTGACAATGACACAGTTTGCAAAAGCAGGAAACAGAAAGCGTCCATAAGGGGACATCCCCAAAGGTATTTCCCTCACCTGTGAGTGTCTAAAGTGCGTGCGTAACATCTGGCCAATGTTCTGTGTATGTGAGAGATCCAATGCCGCATCCACCTCATCCAGGATATAAAGAGGGGCAGGCTTGAAGAGCAGTAATGAGAGGATCAGGGACAAGGCAACAAGGGACCTGAAAGAAAGTGACCAAAATTAAGTTGAGTGAAGATCACGTACATCGGTTACTGAAAGCTGATGCCAGCTTGTGTCACATGAAGTGCTACTAGGAACATGGCTCTTTCTAGATGGATGCTGGTCAAATGCAACTTCCCAGTTGAGACTTTTATACTCCTGCATGGATGGCACAATGTTGGGATAGGTGTCTTGGTTAAGGTGATAGATATGATTTCAGAGAAGATGACAGTTGCTGAAATCATTGACAATTTCACAGCAATTTGATATGAAGTGATCACTAACCTCTGTCCTCCACTGAGTTCACCAAGTGACTCCTTCCACACATCACCAAAGGCCACCTTGACTTCTAGGCCGCTCAGAACTGACTGCCCTTCTGGTGGGGTCAGTTTAGCATTGGTTCCAGGCAGAAGGGTCGAGAATATGGAGCCAAAATCCTTGGAGAAGATAAAGAGAGTTGAGCTAATGTTTATGAGAGAAATCATAAGTGGGTGGCGAACATCCCAGTTTGGCCACAGCATTGCCCACAGATACTGCTCAAGTGTAGCACTGTTTTAACAGCTCCTTGAAACCCAAGTGCCTTTGTGGATACCTATAATATTCACAGATGTTGTTAAGCAATCTGAGATAGACCCTTCTAATAAAGGGCTATATAAAGTCGATTGCAAGAAAAGCTAGGGAGCCATTTGACATATCTGAACTTCAAAGATTGTGCCATGTACCTTGTTGACTTGTTCATAAGCTTTTTGAAGCGCttcattcttcttcttatccATCTCTGTGATGACTTTGGCAATCTTTGACTTGTCATTCAGGACGATGGCTCGTTTCTTCATCAGATCATTGTACTAGAAAACATGGAcaaaagcatacatgtatatttacattTAGAGGTATAGTCAAAGCAGCTAAAAGGACTGCTTAAACATCTTGGGCAAAGGGTTCCCACACGAGGTCTTAGAACCAGAGTAATCAACTGATTTCCCAACATGAGGACAATCTGTGGGAGTGTGTAGCAGGTTAAgctcaaaccttgagatttgaAAAGCTACCCATGATTTTAAACGTTTTTCGGAAAAAATCTTCGAAACAAATTGTTACAGTCCCCGAGTGTGTTTTGAAAATGTGAATAGCAATATATAGCTACCTGTTCCTCTGCCTTTCCTAACATGTTCATGGCCCGCATGTTCACACTTCGCGACAACTTCTCCCGAGAGTCAACAAGTTTGTTTAGGCGCTGGGCAGCCTCCTTGGGATTGTTCACCTTGAAGTCGTAAGCAGTGTTTGCTTGGCCGAAGTATTTCTTCTCATCGAAAATCCAGGGGTATTTCTGGACTAAAATATTGACCTAGAAGAGAAACACACTCAAAGTAATAACCTGGTAATGTCAGAAATTAattggtacatacactgtatgTCAAAAGTGAACACAGACCAGATGGAAGACGAACTATGAATTACAGGATTACAGGATCAGCAGGATTAACTGGCTTTCCGTCCTGAGGGAAGGAAATGAAGGAAAGCATCTCTCGTCTTACCTGTTTCTCAGCATCAGAAGATTCCTTCTCAAACTTTGACACCTTTGACTTGAGTTCTTCAATCTGCATGAGGTTGTTGTGATTcgccttcatcattttcttcacctCGCCCGCCTTTTCGTTTATCTCACGATTCTGCGTCTTAATTAGTTCCTTCTGGTCATTCAACTCTGCATGGGCCAGCTTGACTGCTTCCTTTGTCTCGGCAGCAATCTGGGCTAGTTCTGTACACTGTTCTTCATACCCTGCGATAGCTTCATTGATGGCATTGAACTGTTCCTCACAGTTCTTGATCTCTTTATTCAACTCTTCAGCTTCAAGTTTCAAAGTGTCAAACACCTAGAAAAACGGAATTAACAAATTGAGGCCcttcagaaaatatgaaatttgccaaaattgAAATGTAATTGTCAAAAATCAGACCTTCTAGCGGAGCTGATTGAGACTTTCCAACAAATGGTCACATCAATACGGGCTGACACTTCTGAACTTCCagattaggcctaccaagatCATTTCACAACAAGTCAGGAGATAATGGCGAGTTGGTAAAGAGGCCTAAAGGGGGGGTAAAGCCCTATTCAGATGAGGCTCCTGAAGGGTAACACCCACCTGCTCcttctctttcattttcttctttgaCTCTTCTGCTTTCTTCTTCGCCTTGTTCATTTCTAGTTCGGCATTCTTGAGCTCCTGTTCCCGGAGCGCCTTGGCGTTCTTCACCTTGTACTCCAAGTCCTTTACACGTTCTGCCTCCTTCTTTAATGTGTCTTCTGCTTCTTTTAGAATCACCTCTTGTTCATCTGTAAACAAACAGAACTTTGACATGTCATCTACTGAATTAATTTgcaaacaaattcaaaatttaacaGAGTTAACAAGTTCCACCAAATCGCCACACAAGTACTTCACTGATTTCCTTTGATATAGTGCTATCAATTGATTCAACTGTTGCAGGCACTCGATGTCAAAATCCTCCCTCAAGTCCAGTTCTTGAAAAAGAAGCAACCTACGTACCAAGTGATTTCTGTAATTCATTGATCTCCTCAAGCTGTTGATGATGGGTGCTCTGCTTCAGTCTTTCATCAACCAGACTGGCCTCGTGAACTTTCAAATCAAACTGTCCTTTCACCTGGTTGTATCTGGAGAAAACCAAGATGCTAAATATGTTGGCTTTTAGGGGTAGAAGAGTAATCCCAAGTCTTTATCCCAACTCATCCATTGTGTTGGATATCTACCCATATTAAATTCTATGTTCAACGCAGCATGAGCCTTCCTTGCTGTACAACCTTATACTGAATGAGGATTACACCGGGATTGCTACTGAACCAGAATCTGAGAAAGAGACTAGGCTTTTGATGGAAATTACAATGAAGATGAAATGAACTCAAACATACTTTTCTGCCATCCTGGAAATGGATTCGAGTTCTCTTTCAACTTGTTGCAGCTGTGATTGTTTCTCGTTCAAGGATGTCTCAACTTCCCTTAGTCCATCCAGCTGATTCAGGACAGAGTTGGCAGCCTGAGGCCTGGAACCTCCTGTCAGTGTCCCAGCAGGATCAAAAACCTCACCAGAAAGTGTGACTGTCTTCTTCTTGATGCCTTCTTCAAACGCCACTTTTTTGCCAATCTCCATGGTAGGGCAGACGAAATGAGAACCAAAGACGAACTCCATTGCTTTTTGAAGTTCTTTGTCATAGCCAACCAGTGACAGTGCTGTCTGCACATTGTCTGGACCAACCTGGAAGAGAAGGAATATGTTCACCTGCTGCCAAAGGAGGAATAGAGCAATTATCCAAAAAGTGTTTGACTGCCCAAAGCCAGTGAAAAGACCATTTGTCGGAGAGCTTTCGATGACCACATACTGATAGTGCCATTGAGGTCAAGATTGCCTTTCATCCAGATCAACTAAATTTTAAGATATGACATCAAAATTGCCTGGGTCCAGGGTTATGCCAAACTTAGAACTTACCAGATTCTCTGCCCTTTTCACCACCTGTGTATCAATGCTGCGAGCATATATCTTATTGAGTGGAATGATGGTGTACCTCCTCTTCAATTCACCGTGGTTGATCAGTTTCTTGCTAGTCACTTCGTCACTTACTACCAATTGGTACAACTGAAAAATGGAGGAGAAAATACTACTACCTGCCAAAAATACTTCCATGATCGTGTTAACTCGAAGAAAGAAGTACAAACACTGAAGACAATCACCATTCTAGCAAATAGGCCTAATCGTCCAATAATCTTGTCTCTTGAAGCAAAGAAAAACTCCTTCACAAGGCCAAAAGAGTTGCAACTTATCTTACCCTTCCCCCAGCTGCCACCTCAATTGCTGTAGCAGCCTCCGACTTCTTCATTTTTATCAGCCTGGCAACCAATCCCTGCACCTTCCTACGGTCAAAGTTCTTCTCTGGATCCTTATAGGAGAACTGAAGCTGGGGGAATCTGCAACAGAAATACAATTGTCATTACTCGATAGACTCACTATCAAGTATGAACGAAAAAGAACTGTACAGTAGGTGCCCACAAACTTTGATTTTAATCTTCAAGTGCCAATTGGATTTTCCCAATTTGCTCATAGTATTTGTAACCATGAATCTCCGTTTCTTGCTCTATGAATCAAACAGTACCATCAAAAAAGTTCTAATTGAGATCATTACCTGGCCTCCATGGTGTCCCTCCTCTCCCTCAGCATCTGAACCTCTCTGGTCAAAGCTCGTCTCTGCTCTGACAGTGTTTTCTCTTTGCCTTCTTCAAAGTTCAATTTCTGCAGTTCAGCCTGATGGATAAAGCAAAGGAACAGTAAGTCCTAACAACACCTATTTCTGATCAACAATGAAGTTTTCACGATGTAAGcttatacatgcacatgtgagACTGTTAGAATGTAAAGCAGTAAACTTTTTCCAAATAATGGGtaaatatatttcatatttgctACCAAACCTAAACTTGGAACATCAGGCATCCAAAATTCAATTTGAGCACACCTTTTATAGGATGTCGCTGGCATGTAATTTCAGCATTTAAAGTGTGATGTTCAAGAAGTACTCGGAGGATGTATTAAAATTGTGTGGGTACCTCAAGCTTTTGAATGGTGGCCTTGATCGCTTCATGAGCCTGTTGATCTTTCTTGTAACCCTGCTCAGTCTTCTTCAGTTCGCCTTGTTTCTTCTTGATCTCTTTCTCGTTGTGTTTCAGCTTCATCTGTGCTTGCTTGGTTGCAGTTTCTGCCGTGCTGATGGCCTGCTTGGCACCTGAATTTGAGAGAAGTGATGTGAAGAAACTCATTCCAGTACAGTACAGCAGTCTCAGGGTTCAATCCTGAGTCTGCAGATAAGAGACAGCTACACAATTTCTTGTCGCGACCTCTTACAGATTCCGCGGAGGTTTGGTGTAGAGGGTTCTTTTCACAATGACCTCGATCCGTACTCACCAATGAGCTGACCATTCAATGTGGCGTCCTCCCCATCAGCATTGCTGGACAAGCCAGAGCTAACAGCATGGAAGTGTTTCTGGGCAGCAGTATAACTCTCTTGGTCTTGCTGACTCTCATTCTGAAGCTTCTCAAAATTTGCGCGGTGTTTCTCTTGCTCTTTCTGTTGCTTTTCAAGAGCTTTCTTGTCCTGAAATAAGAATGATAAGGAATCAATCCAAAAGTGTCAATGCATCTATCAGAACAGAATAAAAGGTCTTAGGTCCAAAGTTTGCCAAGATTTTGAAGGAGCATACTGAGTGTAGCGATATCAAAACTTGGAGGTCAAGATCACTCTGACATAGAAAGGCAATACACCTACAACCTCTCAATCTGGAGACAGGCATTCAGACTTCTTTACTACATCAGAGAATATATACAACTGCCACTCACATCatctttttgttttttcaactccttcttctttttctgttcACCTTTGATTGCATTGCTCTTGTGTTCCAAGTTACTCTGAGCTTTCGCATCAGCCGTCTGTCGTTCTTTCAGCAGAACCTCCAAATTTTCCATAGCACCTCCTGCTTCCTGGATAGAAAGAATAAACAGGTAAGAAGTGTATCAACTTAGGGCATCGAGAAGACAATATCCATGACTTCATCAACAAAATTGACCTCTGatcttgaacagtaaaacaatTTTATCTTCCTTCTTTTCTTACATCAGGAAAGTCATCTTTGATTCATGGTTACATCAATTTTGTATACGAATCACAACTCAGTACATACCACATCTCTCTTGTGCTCCATTTCATCAATTATCTTTGTTATATCTTCGATCCTTTTATCATTCTGAAATGTAAGTTGAGGGATAAACTCTTGTTGCAAGGTGCAAAGATCGAGACACCACTTTCAACTTGCCACAAATTAGAATCCAATTTCAGATACCCAATTTCAACTGACAAGGAGAATGATTCCAATTTCAGAAACTCATAAGACCCTAATTTCAGAGACTCATAGTTTCACTTGGCAAGGAGAACAATTCTTAAGTGAAATAAGGATCTGCCATACCTCTATCTTGGTTTTCTCCAGTGTCTTTATGTTCCCCCTCATCGTCACCAGGTCACCAGCAGACTTCTGTTTAGTTTCCTAGAGAAAAAAGGACAATACTTATAAACTGATGTCATACAAATTGCAAATACTTGACAACTGTTGCAAAGAAATGAAACCTTACTGTCAGTCTACTGGATTTCTGCTTAATGGAAAAACTTTAAATGATACTACTGCTTTAAATCCCATTCATGACATAAGTAACACTTAAAACAGAACTTGTATTGCATTACCTCTGCACAAACAAACTGATAAGCAACATGCAGCTTATTAAGATGATCAATTTCCCTCAGAATCTTCTGGTA
It encodes:
- the LOC135485892 gene encoding structural maintenance of chromosomes protein 2-like isoform X1, with the translated sequence MYIKSIVIDGFKSYAHRTEVNGFDPMFNAITGLNGSGKSNILDSICFLLGITNLSQVRATNLQELVYKSGQAGVTKATVSITFDNMDRKQSPLGYEQYDEITVTRQVVIGGKNKYLINGSNANNTRVQDLFRSVQLNVNNPHFLIMQGRITKVLNMKPPEILSMIEEAAGTRLYESKKESAQRTIEKKDAKLKEIDTILREEIAPTLTKLKEERSSYLEYQKILREIDHLNKLHVAYQFVCAEETKQKSAGDLVTMRGNIKTLEKTKIENDKRIEDITKIIDEMEHKRDVEAGGAMENLEVLLKERQTADAKAQSNLEHKSNAIKGEQKKKKELKKQKDDDKKALEKQQKEQEKHRANFEKLQNESQQDQESYTAAQKHFHAVSSGLSSNADGEDATLNGQLIGAKQAISTAETATKQAQMKLKHNEKEIKKKQGELKKTEQGYKKDQQAHEAIKATIQKLEAELQKLNFEEGKEKTLSEQRRALTREVQMLRERRDTMEARFPQLQFSYKDPEKNFDRRKVQGLVARLIKMKKSEAATAIEVAAGGRLYQLVVSDEVTSKKLINHGELKRRYTIIPLNKIYARSIDTQVVKRAENLVGPDNVQTALSLVGYDKELQKAMEFVFGSHFVCPTMEIGKKVAFEEGIKKKTVTLSGEVFDPAGTLTGGSRPQAANSVLNQLDGLREVETSLNEKQSQLQQVERELESISRMAEKYNQVKGQFDLKVHEASLVDERLKQSTHHQQLEEINELQKSLDEQEVILKEAEDTLKKEAERVKDLEYKVKNAKALREQELKNAELEMNKAKKKAEESKKKMKEKEQVFDTLKLEAEELNKEIKNCEEQFNAINEAIAGYEEQCTELAQIAAETKEAVKLAHAELNDQKELIKTQNREINEKAGEVKKMMKANHNNLMQIEELKSKVSKFEKESSDAEKQVNILVQKYPWIFDEKKYFGQANTAYDFKVNNPKEAAQRLNKLVDSREKLSRSVNMRAMNMLGKAEEQYNDLMKKRAIVLNDKSKIAKVITEMDKKKNEALQKAYEQVNKDFGSIFSTLLPGTNAKLTPPEGQSVLSGLEVKVAFGDVWKESLGELSGGQRSLVALSLILSLLLFKPAPLYILDEVDAALDLSHTQNIGQMLRTHFRHSQFIVVSLKDGMFNNANVLFKTKFVDGVSTVTRYVQNQASRGQSTSTSINKENRTKGGKATSKRPRMGEGGDSLSSLTS
- the LOC135485892 gene encoding structural maintenance of chromosomes protein 2-like isoform X2, producing the protein MDRKQSPLGYEQYDEITVTRQVVIGGKNKYLINGSNANNTRVQDLFRSVQLNVNNPHFLIMQGRITKVLNMKPPEILSMIEEAAGTRLYESKKESAQRTIEKKDAKLKEIDTILREEIAPTLTKLKEERSSYLEYQKILREIDHLNKLHVAYQFVCAEETKQKSAGDLVTMRGNIKTLEKTKIENDKRIEDITKIIDEMEHKRDVEAGGAMENLEVLLKERQTADAKAQSNLEHKSNAIKGEQKKKKELKKQKDDDKKALEKQQKEQEKHRANFEKLQNESQQDQESYTAAQKHFHAVSSGLSSNADGEDATLNGQLIGAKQAISTAETATKQAQMKLKHNEKEIKKKQGELKKTEQGYKKDQQAHEAIKATIQKLEAELQKLNFEEGKEKTLSEQRRALTREVQMLRERRDTMEARFPQLQFSYKDPEKNFDRRKVQGLVARLIKMKKSEAATAIEVAAGGRLYQLVVSDEVTSKKLINHGELKRRYTIIPLNKIYARSIDTQVVKRAENLVGPDNVQTALSLVGYDKELQKAMEFVFGSHFVCPTMEIGKKVAFEEGIKKKTVTLSGEVFDPAGTLTGGSRPQAANSVLNQLDGLREVETSLNEKQSQLQQVERELESISRMAEKYNQVKGQFDLKVHEASLVDERLKQSTHHQQLEEINELQKSLDEQEVILKEAEDTLKKEAERVKDLEYKVKNAKALREQELKNAELEMNKAKKKAEESKKKMKEKEQVFDTLKLEAEELNKEIKNCEEQFNAINEAIAGYEEQCTELAQIAAETKEAVKLAHAELNDQKELIKTQNREINEKAGEVKKMMKANHNNLMQIEELKSKVSKFEKESSDAEKQVNILVQKYPWIFDEKKYFGQANTAYDFKVNNPKEAAQRLNKLVDSREKLSRSVNMRAMNMLGKAEEQYNDLMKKRAIVLNDKSKIAKVITEMDKKKNEALQKAYEQVNKDFGSIFSTLLPGTNAKLTPPEGQSVLSGLEVKVAFGDVWKESLGELSGGQRSLVALSLILSLLLFKPAPLYILDEVDAALDLSHTQNIGQMLRTHFRHSQFIVVSLKDGMFNNANVLFKTKFVDGVSTVTRYVQNQASRGQSTSTSINKENRTKGGKATSKRPRMGEGGDSLSSLTS